Proteins encoded in a region of the Moritella marina ATCC 15381 genome:
- the trxB gene encoding thioredoxin-disulfide reductase, which yields MSNTKHCRLLILGSGPAGYTAAVYAARANLNPVVITGMQQGGQLTTTTEVENWPGDAEGLTGPALMERMKAHAERFEAEIIFDHINDVDLSVRPFKLKGNDVEYTCDALIICTGASAKYLGLPSEEAFKGRGVSACATCDGFFYRNQKVAVVGGGNTAVEEALYLSNIASEVHLIHRREEFRSEKILTKRLQEKVANGNITLHLNKTLDEVLGDDMGVTGVRMRDTRTDETNDLDVMGAFIAIGHQPNTDLFTDQLTMKDGYLKVNSGTEGFATQTTIPGVFAAGDVSDHIYRQAITSAGTGCMAALDAERFLDGLGD from the coding sequence CCCAGTAGTCATCACCGGTATGCAACAAGGTGGTCAGCTGACGACGACGACTGAAGTTGAAAACTGGCCCGGTGATGCAGAAGGTCTAACAGGTCCTGCACTAATGGAGCGTATGAAAGCACACGCTGAACGTTTTGAAGCTGAGATCATTTTTGATCATATCAATGATGTTGATTTATCAGTGCGTCCATTTAAGTTAAAAGGCAATGATGTTGAGTATACGTGTGATGCATTAATCATTTGCACTGGCGCATCAGCAAAATACCTTGGTTTACCTTCAGAAGAAGCATTTAAAGGCCGTGGCGTATCAGCTTGCGCGACTTGCGATGGTTTCTTCTATCGTAACCAGAAAGTAGCGGTTGTTGGTGGTGGTAATACTGCGGTTGAAGAAGCACTTTACCTATCAAACATCGCGTCTGAAGTGCACTTAATTCACCGTCGTGAAGAATTCCGTAGTGAAAAGATCTTAACGAAGCGCTTACAAGAAAAAGTCGCTAACGGTAATATCACGCTGCACCTAAACAAAACTCTCGATGAAGTATTAGGTGATGACATGGGTGTTACTGGCGTTCGCATGCGTGATACACGCACTGACGAAACCAATGACCTTGATGTAATGGGTGCCTTTATTGCTATCGGCCACCAGCCAAATACGGATTTATTCACAGATCAATTAACCATGAAAGATGGCTACTTGAAAGTAAATTCAGGCACTGAAGGTTTCGCAACGCAAACGACTATCCCTGGAGTATTTGCTGCAGGTGACGTATCAGACCATATTTACCGTCAAGCGATCACATCAGCGGGTACTGGTTGTATGGCTGCACTAGATGCTGAACGTTTTCTTGATGGATTAGGCGATTAA
- the aat gene encoding leucyl/phenylalanyl-tRNA--protein transferase gives MPIYLPTLNHDLTDFPAVHNALTDPDGLLAMGGDLSPQRLINAYQRGIFPWFEEDQPILWWSPSQRMVLNPGAMHISRSLRKSFRRQNFTLSVNRAFAEVIESCAEPRDYSDETWITDTMQDAYLQLHDMGFAHSIEVWQDGLLVGGLYGLYIGDIFCGESMFHTTTDASKIAFIGLQQHLVSIGCKLIDCQLHNEHLASLGATEISREAFITKLNNRNATIKPQQWQPQALVLDYF, from the coding sequence ATGCCAATCTATTTACCGACACTTAATCACGATTTAACCGATTTTCCAGCTGTGCACAATGCATTAACTGACCCTGATGGTTTACTGGCAATGGGTGGTGATCTTTCTCCACAACGACTGATTAATGCCTATCAACGTGGCATCTTTCCTTGGTTTGAAGAGGACCAGCCAATACTGTGGTGGTCGCCAAGCCAACGCATGGTATTAAATCCTGGTGCAATGCATATATCGCGCAGTTTACGTAAGTCTTTTCGTCGTCAAAACTTTACCCTATCGGTTAATCGTGCTTTTGCCGAAGTCATTGAATCATGTGCAGAACCACGGGACTATTCCGATGAGACTTGGATAACAGATACCATGCAAGATGCCTATTTACAGCTACATGATATGGGCTTTGCACATTCTATTGAAGTATGGCAAGACGGGCTATTAGTGGGTGGATTATATGGCTTATATATTGGTGATATTTTCTGTGGTGAATCGATGTTCCATACCACCACGGATGCATCTAAAATCGCCTTTATCGGCCTGCAGCAACATCTCGTCAGTATTGGCTGTAAATTAATAGATTGTCAATTACACAATGAGCACCTTGCATCATTAGGGGCAACTGAAATTAGCCGTGAAGCCTTCATCACCAAACTTAACAACCGTAACGCAACAATCAAACCACAGCAATGGCAGCCTCAAGCGCTTGTATTGGACTACTTCTAA